The following DNA comes from Rosa rugosa chromosome 5, drRosRugo1.1, whole genome shotgun sequence.
GTACAATTGTTCTCTTGCTATTAATAATattcgggcgtggggctgagcctcccagttaggctgggttccaaacccctttcaaaaaaaaaaaaaaaaacatgttatAGAATTTCCCTAAAAGcaatagtttttattttatataatttttagCAACGGTCTTTGTTCTAAGTTTCTAATATTGCAAATTGTTGCACCTCATCTCATTCATGGTAAAATATTGTTGTCCACACCAAGAATATTAATATGATGAAGTATGAACGTCTACTTactcttagagcaagtccacccgttgggggtaaatgtcaaggtcgaaaagtcaagaaactgttcactgccactggacatgagtttccacccgttctgtttcttgaccagtcaattactgttcattgaattttttttaattgaaaaattgaaatatatttgatgtaaatagatggtaataatgaagatttatggataattaatgTCATAATTGTGATTGCTATAGCTTTTCAGAAAGGGAACGACGCTAGGAAGAGAACTCGTCGCTTCGCCACAACGTGTGGagtttttcgggctttcgggatcgttttgggcctcaaaactgcaatttactatttttctaATATTTTCGGTGAACAAATTATGAGCCACCTACAGTTACTGACAATTTTTCTTGAAATGAGTGAAGCCACCACCGACAATTTTTTTGAAACGCTTGAAACAACCACCGACATCTTTGAACGGACCAGATCATTTACATACTATTCAATCTAACAGTTATTGTTGATGTAATCTTATCTAAGATTTTGGATCAGATTACGTAGAACCAGGAGTCGACACGTGTCCTTATCATCTGATCACGTTTTATGTGAAAATTGTAAATAAATAGAGAAAGAGGCAGCACTCCATTCACATACAATCTGATATTGGCAAATCTCCTTTTTCATATCTCCAGATCCAACACATTTCCTCTCCTTCCCTCATTTCAATGAAGTGATTGTGGGATAAGTATCGACAGTCTCGAGATGAAGAATATGAAGAGATGTGTACGACTAATGCCCTTGTGATCGCAGCAGTTGCTGAAGCTGAATCTTCTAATCAAACACGACGAGGGGGTTCTCGACCGGGGCGTGCACCGAATGAGGAGTGATTTAGGGAATCAAGAGGAAAAAACATGATGGAAGATTACTTTGTTCAGCGTCCAGTTTTCAGTGATGAGGAATTCTGGACATGCTACAGGATGAGTCACAATGTTTTCAACCGCATCTTCAGTGACCTTTGTCGCTATGACCGGTACTTTGTCCAGAAATCAGATGCTGCTAAAAAAGTCGGACTACTTCCCGAGCAGAAGCTGACATGTTCCTTAAGAATGCTTGCTTACGATGCTGGGGCAGATCAATGAGCTGAGTATTGTCGGATGGAAAAATCTACCTCCATCGAGGCTCTTAAACGATTTACAAGAGGAATCGTTAATCTGTACTCAGCAGAATACCTCCGGGCTCCTACTCCGGCCGACCTCAGAAGACTGCTCGCCAAAGCTGAGAGAAAAGGTTTTCCTGAGATGATTGGAAGCATCGATTGCATGCACTGACAATGGAAGAATTGCCCAATAGGTTGGGCTGGAGAATACAGCGGTCAAAAACATATCCCCACTATCATCCTCGAAGCCGTCGCATCTTATGACACATAGATATGGCATGTCTTCTTTGGAATGCCTGGATCATGCAACGACCTCAACGTGCTTGCTAAGTCCCTGTTGTTTGACGAGCTCACTGCTGGTCGAGCCCCTCAGATCCAATTTCAAGTGAATAACAAAATTCACAATTTAGGCTACTATCTCGCTGATGATATCTATCCTAGATGGGCGACTTTCGTGAAATCAATTCCAAGGCCTACACGACCCAAGGATCTGAAGTTTTCCCAGGCTCAAGAGATGTACAGGAAGGATGTGGAAAGATGTTTGGGCATTTTACAGTCGCGCTTTAGTATTGTTCGAGGAGCGGCTCGTGGGTGGGATAGAGAAGACATTCGATACATCATTATGACTtgtattatattacacaacatgatAATCGAGGATGAAAAACCAGATGACAACGATGAGGATTTGGAgtctgatgaagaagacgataACAATATGAGGCCCAGGTTGGCTACGGTTTGGGAATGACCGACCGGTTATTATTTCAACGGATTCATATTATCCTTACGATGCCATTAGATATGCAAACAGTCACTCAAaccttcaagaagatctgatAGAGCATTTCTGGAACATTCAAGGCAACATGGAGATCTAGATCTGGTATAGGTTTTTAGGAATAATTGGCTAATGTCTATGTTTTTTATGTTTGTGTGCTTTTAATTTGGCTAATGTCTATGTTTTTTTATGTCAGTGTGATTTTAATTTGGTGGTATTATGTTTTTTATGTGCTATGATTTTTAATATAAGGTGTGTGCTTTAATAAGAGCAATTttcaaatacaacttttatttcataaaatttatgcttacataaatgaaaaactaggaataAGTACAATATAATTACACAACATGCATAATCACCTAATTATTCTCATCGTAATCCTCATCCTCTCtaggaatccaatttgtgtttgaaggGTCATCATTATGGTTAGGGTTGGTAGAATCACCCATAGAGAAAGGTGAAAAGTGTGGTTGTGTAGGATATCCCCTGGGGTAAGGTGGTTGCGAATAGTATCCACCGGGGTAAGGGGGTTGTGGGAAACCACCGGTGAAGGGAGGTGGTGGGAATCCACCAGTGAAGggaggttgtgggaatccaccagtgaagggaggttgtgggaatccacAGCTGAAGggaggttgtgggaatccatcggggtaaggtggttgtgggtatgcaccgaGGTAAGGAGGTTGTGAAAATGTaccaccaaaatttggttgtgggaatgcaccacTAAAATTaggttgcggatagtatccacccatAGAAGGTGGCGTCTGCTCGCCAAGATCTTCTCTCTCCgcaatcttcttttgctttcttgaCCAATAACGCTTTTTAGTTGGCGTCATCTGGCTTGTATCCATCTCCATAATTCTCTCTTCCCTTTCCTTAATTCGCTCTTCCATCTCTTGTACTCGGAATGCCTCTTTTCGCATATCTATTTGCAATCAGATACAAGCTCGTTGATTTTCCTCTTGAAGACTTCAAGCAAATTCCTCATCGATTTTTTTCTTGCCAGCGGTTGCCTCTTTTTGGTTGTTCGCTATACTCTCAACAGTGGTTGACAAATGACTTTGATCCTTCACTGCCTTCTTTCCTTTCCGAATTGCTTCTTTCGCAGTCTTCCTTCATTGAGGCCTCACATTAGGATCTGCAGTTTCATCGACAATTACCTCATCTacatccatgtccaagttgatggGAGAATTTTCAGCAATTGGTTGTGTGTGCGTTTGTTGACTTCCTTCATTTGATGTTCCTGCGGATGTATGGCTAGGGATGTCTTTAAATTGTTGAAAACCCTCCACAATAGCATAACAATCAAAACTCTGAAAATTGTATCTTTTGGTCCCCTCTTTTCTCTTCATCCCGACATGCCACAATTTATGTGCTTCATCAAGCAATGTTAtttaaaaaggaataaaaaattcaattagtacaaatataaacgcgATTATGAAAGGTCATCTATTATAAAGTAATAATTTTAATAAcaaagtacaaatataaacaccgttataattacatcattatttataaagtgattattttaattataacgaaaagaaattactacaattataacaatattataattactacatgttcaagtaaatccagaatatgtgtctggtccaaactcgaggttacttgctttagttgaaatagggtttatattagagatattctcagagaatcttaggagatatccaatcaatgtacgattatgttttcatgcttgtaattctctatataaagaggcccctattatcaatgaaagtacaactcaattctctcctaattcagttttccttaaacacgttatcagcacgaagccctatccctgaaacaaatagccaaaccctgattcaagaagctaaaaaccttgaatccgaatacaaaaccttgaagccttttctgcctccacctcacaccttgaagcattcgatcccaggagtccagaaccggcggcgccaccccaagaaccggccggaaacctaccgaaccggccaccggaagctccatccAACCAGCAGAAAATATTCCATcagttcaccatcttccgggcacccaatttcaacaaaatttTGTCAGTAGACACCACTCAATCTGAAaattcaggaaccggaagaaaaagcACAAAAACCGGCCTAAAAGTGTGTGAACCGGCCAACTGAAAATTCCGTAGAAAACCGGCAGaaaagataagaaaaaaaaaaagaaaaggaggggAGAGACTAACGCAGCCCATCCACTGAGCCCAAAAGCCTTCGgcccagaagaagaaagcaCTCGGCCCAGAGGCCCACTAACCCAAGCCCAGAAGTTCGCTGACGTCAGCCCAGCAGAACCTGacactagggctgtcaattccgacacgacccgataacacgactcgaaacccgcacgaaataaagcgggttgaaccccgcacgattaaaaagcgggtcggtggtgggtcaacccgccatgacgcatttaataaatgggtcggccacgagTCAACCTGCCAACACGAAGCGAACCCGTCTAACCCGATTGTGCtatgtttcttcttgaaattttggatgttcgaagtatttgatcataatattagacaatttgaaatatttcgttttttaattattggatttaattatttatgaattaaatataattatttatattcttcgttttgtggagtttttagtgaatttaattaatttatgcatttttttagttaaatgggtcccATTGTTAAAGCTTAAATGgatcattttgtctaacaaggcacgacttatttattaaatgagttaAGCCGGTTgaaaacgggtaacccgtttaataaacaggttgggtttgggtttaaatttttgacacaattattaaatgggttgggtttaaGTTTAtatcttgcgacacgacaaataccttgacccgacacgaacccaacccaacacgacccattgacagccctacctGACACGTCATCATCCACGGCAGCAACGGACCCAGCGCCACGTCATCCCCGGAccagcgccacgtcagcacggTCAACGCCCGTTGACCGTTTTCGGTCAACTTCCGGCCACTATTCCGGCTACCGGCGGTGACTTTTCCGACCATTTCTAGCTAAATTTTCCAGCAACCTATTttaaggtattttttactaaatgttcccgttttttttagagtttttaatttaatttcccTTCTTTTTCgaggacttgcaaactcccttcttctacccccctttcttcatcataggggagacctaattaagccgaactgtgggggttcgtgctcactccaagcttggagcttgttgagatctccaaacttagagtttgtagagaatttatgatcgaccacttacgtcattgtttcgatctaatccaatacctcttggaatttaatttcttggaagcgattatgctcagaaattcctaatttcttggaagcgattacgctaaggaattttatatgttttcgtgctagccttttacgctccgaaactaaccctttttcttgttctctttcaggatgagtaacctgaacaaattggactttgctccattgggagcaactggctctagatatcacagatgggtttgtgatgtccgccagcatctcaaggtcgatggaatcctggatatgattctcgagcctagccaggacgtgctaactgttgagcaagctcaaactttggaagcaaatagagcagccttagaggcaaataaggcgaaagccatcatcctaatgactcgtcatatagatgattcgctccagtacgagtgtatgaatgaagaagaccccagaaggctgtgggtctcacttgaagaaatatttggcaacgtccgtgactccctgcttcctgacctagaagtgagatggcatagcatccgcttctgtgatttcaagtcagttcttgactacaattcgtaagcacttcgcattaaatccttaatggaattctgtggtaaagagatcacaaatgcgatgttgattgagaagactctctctaccttccccgcttctgcattgatggttgctaagaactatcgaatcgatgttactgcaagacggatcacaaggtttcatgagctcattggagctatgaatgtcgctgaaaagcatgacaacatccttgtgaagaactataattcgagatccgtgggaacagagcatattccggaatccaattatagttaTGCCCCAAAGaaagggcgccaagagcgaaaccctaatcttagggatacatttggacgttctggtccatataatcgatctacttgggaaggtaaccgccaaaataggcgaatacggaaccaaagaggtcaacgtggaaagagagagggaggcaacgcctctggtcatgttggtggcgccaccaacactaagagccatctaaatgacactttcaaagcgcctcaatcaatggagttcgagcaaagagatgtatgttctctaTGTGGAGTGtttgatcattgggcacacatttgtagagctcgtgaagaacttatcaccgcctacaaagcatattgtgaagcaagagaagctcactatgtgaaataagaagatcaagaagatgatctagagtgaagggttgaagactacaaatctggctggg
Coding sequences within:
- the LOC133711630 gene encoding multiple organellar RNA editing factor 8, chloroplastic/mitochondrial-like codes for the protein MRKEAFRVQEMEERIKEREERIMEMDTSQMTPTKKRYWSRKQKKIAEREDLGEQTPPSMGGYYPQPNFSGAFPQPNFGGTFSQPPYLGAYPQPPYPDGFPQPPFSCGFPQPPFTGGFPQPPFTGGFPPPPFTGGFPQPPYPGGYYSQPPYPRGYPTQPHFSPFSMGDSTNPNHNDDPSNTNWIPREDEDYDENN